In a genomic window of Curtobacterium sp. MCBD17_035:
- a CDS encoding substrate-binding domain-containing protein yields the protein MTATPERSVTRSPTIFDVAERAGVSHQTVSRVINGDATVRAPLRERVTAAIAELGYRPRAAARALASRTSRALGVVSTGGALHGPTSTALAFNQAARRAGYHVLTATLDRAEPESMRDAVETLLAQDVAAIVLVAADSTATDALAALPVAPPVPVVIANGRAGQVAGWTAVAIDQAAGAELAVRHLLDRGRRRIAHLTGPEVSQEAVVRRDTYERLVREAGFEPLVLAGDWTPESGYDAGLALDRDTVDAVFCGNDQMALGVLHAFADRGVRVPEDVALVGFDDIPEAAHFTPPLTTVRQDFASLGERVLEAVLVVLTGGAVTDRTVEPELVVRTST from the coding sequence GTGACAGCAACCCCGGAGCGGAGCGTGACGCGCTCGCCGACGATCTTCGACGTCGCCGAGCGCGCCGGGGTCTCCCACCAGACGGTGTCCCGCGTCATCAACGGCGACGCGACGGTGCGGGCGCCGTTGCGCGAGCGCGTGACCGCGGCGATCGCCGAGCTCGGGTACCGACCCCGTGCCGCCGCCCGGGCCCTCGCGAGCCGGACGAGCCGCGCCCTCGGTGTCGTGTCCACGGGCGGGGCCCTGCACGGTCCCACGAGCACCGCGCTCGCGTTCAACCAGGCGGCCCGTCGTGCCGGGTACCACGTGCTCACCGCGACGCTCGACCGGGCGGAACCGGAGTCGATGCGCGACGCCGTCGAGACCCTCCTGGCGCAGGACGTCGCCGCGATCGTCCTCGTCGCCGCGGACTCCACCGCGACCGACGCCCTCGCCGCGCTCCCGGTGGCTCCGCCGGTCCCCGTCGTCATCGCGAACGGTCGCGCCGGCCAGGTCGCGGGGTGGACCGCGGTCGCGATCGACCAGGCTGCCGGCGCGGAACTCGCCGTGCGGCACCTGCTCGACCGGGGGCGGCGCCGGATCGCGCACCTCACCGGCCCGGAGGTCTCGCAGGAGGCCGTGGTCCGCCGCGACACGTACGAGCGACTCGTCCGCGAGGCCGGGTTCGAACCGCTCGTGCTGGCGGGTGACTGGACGCCCGAGAGCGGGTACGACGCCGGGCTCGCGCTCGACCGGGACACGGTCGACGCCGTGTTCTGCGGGAACGACCAGATGGCGCTCGGCGTGCTCCACGCGTTCGCCGACCGGGGTGTCCGCGTGCCCGAGGACGTCGCCCTCGTCGGCTTCGACGACATCCCCGAGGCGGCGCACTTCACCCCGCCGCTCACCACCGTGCGGCAGGACTTCGCATCGCTCGGCGAACGCGTGCTCGAGGCCGTCCTCGTCGTGCTCACCGGTGGTGCCGTGACCGACCGGACGGTCGAGCCGGAGCTCGTCGTGCGCACGTCGACGTAG
- a CDS encoding FGGY-family carbohydrate kinase, which yields MPDDDQARQRHADEVSEGRATLGIELGSTRIKATLVGADLLPIASGSHEWENEFVDGRWTYPLDAVWSGLQACYADLVSDVQDRFGVRPTRFRAIGVSAMMHGYLAFDADGELLVPFRTWRNTSTGAASAELTEALQFNIPLRWSVAHLYQAVLDDEPHVADIASLTTLAGYVHWKLTGRRVLGVGDASGVFPIDPATGTYDAGMLATVQERVGQRAAHLDLAAVLPEVLPAGREAGHLTAHGARLLDPTGSLQDGIPLCPPEGDAGTGMVATNAVAPRTGNVSVGTSIFAMVVLEEPLTAAHHELDVVTTPSGDAVAMVHCNNGASELAAWARVFGRFAEVTGSPVEPDRVYAALLAEALDADPDAGGLLSSNYLSGEPVTGVEEGRPLLVRSPAGRFTLGNLIRAEVDAAFATLRIGMDVLAGEGVAVDQLLAHGGLFRTRGPAQQLLAAALRVPIAVGVTAGEGGPWGMAVLAAYLEAADERSLAEYLATEVFDGDTVDVVQPAAEDVAGFATFLERYRAGLALQPVAVAATPAGTSDGDAAGDAVTIGDTPNEGATP from the coding sequence ATGCCCGATGACGACCAGGCGCGCCAGCGCCACGCCGACGAGGTCAGCGAGGGTCGCGCGACCCTCGGGATCGAGCTCGGCTCCACCCGCATCAAGGCGACCCTCGTCGGCGCCGACCTGCTGCCGATCGCATCGGGCAGCCACGAGTGGGAGAACGAGTTCGTCGACGGCCGGTGGACGTACCCGCTCGACGCCGTCTGGTCGGGCCTCCAGGCCTGCTACGCGGACCTCGTGTCCGACGTCCAGGACCGGTTCGGGGTGCGCCCCACGCGCTTCCGGGCCATCGGCGTGTCCGCGATGATGCACGGCTACCTGGCGTTCGACGCGGACGGCGAACTGCTCGTCCCGTTCCGGACCTGGCGCAACACCTCGACCGGCGCGGCGTCCGCCGAGCTGACCGAGGCGCTCCAGTTCAACATCCCGCTCCGTTGGTCCGTCGCGCACCTGTACCAGGCGGTCCTCGACGACGAACCGCACGTCGCCGACATCGCGTCGCTGACGACGCTCGCCGGGTACGTGCACTGGAAGCTCACGGGGCGTCGGGTGCTCGGCGTGGGGGACGCGTCGGGCGTGTTCCCGATCGACCCCGCCACCGGCACCTACGACGCCGGCATGCTCGCCACGGTCCAGGAGCGCGTCGGACAGCGGGCCGCGCACCTCGACCTCGCGGCCGTGCTCCCCGAGGTGCTCCCCGCCGGACGGGAGGCGGGGCACCTGACCGCGCACGGCGCACGACTGCTGGACCCGACCGGCTCGCTGCAGGACGGCATCCCGCTCTGCCCGCCCGAGGGGGACGCGGGTACCGGCATGGTGGCCACGAACGCGGTCGCGCCGCGCACCGGGAACGTGAGCGTCGGCACGAGCATCTTCGCCATGGTCGTGCTCGAGGAACCCCTCACCGCCGCGCACCACGAGCTCGACGTCGTGACGACGCCGTCCGGTGACGCCGTCGCGATGGTGCACTGCAACAACGGCGCGAGCGAGCTCGCCGCCTGGGCGCGGGTGTTCGGCCGCTTCGCCGAGGTCACCGGGTCGCCGGTCGAGCCGGACCGGGTGTACGCGGCGCTGCTCGCGGAGGCCCTGGACGCGGACCCCGACGCCGGTGGCCTGCTGTCCTCGAACTACCTGTCCGGCGAGCCGGTGACGGGCGTCGAGGAGGGGCGACCGCTCCTCGTCCGCAGTCCCGCGGGTCGGTTCACGCTCGGCAACCTCATCCGGGCCGAGGTGGACGCGGCGTTCGCGACCCTCCGCATCGGCATGGACGTCCTGGCGGGCGAGGGAGTCGCGGTCGACCAGCTGCTCGCCCACGGTGGCCTGTTCCGGACGCGCGGGCCGGCCCAGCAGTTGCTGGCCGCCGCGTTGCGGGTGCCGATCGCCGTCGGGGTGACCGCGGGTGAGGGCGGCCCGTGGGGCATGGCGGTCCTCGCCGCGTACCTCGAGGCCGCCGACGAGCGGTCCCTGGCCGAGTACCTGGCCACCGAGGTCTTCGATGGCGACACGGTCGACGTCGTGCAGCCGGCGGCCGAGGACGTCGCGGGCTTCGCCACGTTCCTCGAGCGGTACCGGGCCGGCCTGGCCCTGCAGCCGGTCGCGGTCGCGGCCACACCGGCCGGCACGAGTGACGGCGACGCCGCCGGCGACGCCGTCACGATCGGCGACACCCCGAACGAAGGAGCAACCCCATGA
- a CDS encoding L-ribulose-5-phosphate 4-epimerase encodes MTEDTPVSGDAVSDDVRAAVQATREKVAALHSELTRNGLVVWTGGNVSERVPGADLFVIKPSGLTYDELRPENQIVCTLDGVPADGWANEHGPSSDTAAHAYVYRQMPSVGGVVHTHSTYATAWAARGEEIPCVITAMADEFGGPIPIGPFAIIGDDSIGRGIVATLEGHRSRAVLMQNHGVFTIGKDGRDAVKAAVMAEDVARTVHISRQLGEPLPIDPADIDRLFDRYQNVYGQEPKGAMQ; translated from the coding sequence ATGACCGAGGACACCCCCGTGTCCGGCGACGCCGTGTCCGACGACGTCCGTGCCGCCGTGCAGGCGACCCGCGAGAAGGTCGCCGCCCTGCACAGCGAGCTGACCCGGAACGGACTCGTCGTCTGGACGGGCGGCAACGTGTCGGAGCGCGTGCCCGGCGCCGACCTGTTCGTCATCAAGCCGTCCGGCCTGACGTACGACGAGCTCCGTCCCGAGAACCAGATCGTCTGCACCCTCGACGGCGTGCCCGCCGACGGTTGGGCCAACGAGCACGGTCCGTCGAGCGACACCGCCGCGCACGCCTACGTGTACCGCCAGATGCCGAGCGTCGGCGGCGTCGTGCACACCCACTCGACCTACGCCACCGCGTGGGCCGCGCGGGGCGAGGAGATCCCGTGCGTCATCACCGCGATGGCGGACGAGTTCGGCGGGCCCATCCCGATCGGTCCCTTCGCGATCATCGGTGACGACTCGATCGGCCGCGGCATCGTCGCGACGCTCGAGGGGCACCGCTCGCGCGCCGTGCTCATGCAGAACCACGGGGTGTTCACCATCGGCAAGGACGGCCGCGACGCGGTCAAGGCGGCCGTGATGGCCGAGGACGTCGCCCGCACCGTGCACATCAGCCGGCAGCTCGGCGAGCCGCTGCCGATCGACCCCGCCGACATCGACCGGTTGTTCGACCGGTACCAGAACGTCTACGGACAGGAACCCAAGGGAGCGATGCAATGA
- the araA gene encoding L-arabinose isomerase has protein sequence MTQIDSGLDGYEIWFLTGSQGLYGEETLRQVAEQSQAVHAQLAAQVPVELVWKPVLTDPDSIRRALIEASADDRVIGVTTWMHTFSPAKMWIGGLGALTKPLLHLHTQANVELPWGEIDFDFMNLNQAAHGDREFGYALARMGVAHATTIGHVSDPRVVAEVSAWARAAAAWAAVRSLKLARFGDNMRYVAVTEGDKTEAEIALGVQVNTWAVNELADAVADVDDTDVDTLVASYEEEYDVVAELRRGGERHQSLRDGAAIELGLRSFLEAGGFGAFTTNFEDLGALKQLPGLAVQRLMADGYGFGAEGDWKTAVLVRAMNVAGAGLPGGASLMEDYTYELTPGREKILGAHMLEVSPTLTAARPTLEIHPLGIGGKDDPVRLVFTADPGEAVVVAMSDVRDGFRLTANVVDVVEPDAPLPHLPVGRAVWEPRPSFPVAAEAWLAAGAAHHTVMTNAVGLDVVERFATMAGTEFVVIDEHTTIREFRQELKVQQVWHRLDRGF, from the coding sequence ATGACGCAGATCGACAGCGGACTCGACGGATACGAGATCTGGTTCCTGACGGGGAGCCAGGGGCTCTACGGCGAGGAGACCCTCCGCCAGGTCGCGGAGCAGTCGCAGGCGGTGCACGCGCAGCTCGCGGCGCAGGTGCCCGTCGAGCTCGTGTGGAAGCCGGTGCTCACCGACCCGGACTCGATCCGCCGCGCCCTCATCGAGGCGAGCGCGGACGACCGCGTCATCGGGGTCACGACGTGGATGCACACGTTCAGCCCGGCGAAGATGTGGATCGGCGGCCTCGGTGCGCTCACGAAGCCGTTGCTGCACCTGCACACACAGGCGAACGTCGAGCTGCCCTGGGGCGAGATCGACTTCGACTTCATGAACCTCAACCAGGCCGCGCACGGCGACCGCGAGTTCGGCTACGCGCTGGCCCGCATGGGGGTCGCGCACGCCACGACGATCGGCCACGTGTCGGATCCGCGTGTCGTGGCCGAGGTCTCGGCGTGGGCCCGTGCGGCCGCTGCCTGGGCCGCCGTCCGGTCGCTCAAGCTCGCGCGCTTCGGTGACAACATGCGGTACGTCGCCGTCACCGAGGGTGACAAGACCGAGGCCGAGATCGCGCTCGGCGTCCAGGTGAACACCTGGGCCGTCAACGAGCTCGCCGACGCGGTCGCCGACGTCGACGACACCGACGTCGACACCCTCGTGGCCTCGTACGAGGAGGAGTACGACGTCGTCGCCGAGCTCCGTCGCGGTGGCGAGCGCCACCAGTCCCTCCGTGACGGGGCCGCGATCGAGCTCGGGCTCCGCTCGTTCCTCGAGGCCGGCGGGTTCGGTGCGTTCACGACGAACTTCGAGGACCTCGGCGCGCTCAAGCAGCTGCCGGGCCTCGCGGTGCAGCGGCTCATGGCCGACGGCTACGGGTTCGGTGCCGAGGGCGACTGGAAGACCGCCGTGCTCGTCCGCGCGATGAACGTCGCCGGGGCCGGGCTCCCCGGCGGCGCCTCGCTCATGGAGGACTACACGTACGAGCTCACGCCGGGTCGCGAGAAGATCCTCGGCGCGCACATGCTCGAGGTCTCGCCGACGTTGACGGCCGCACGCCCGACGCTCGAGATCCACCCGCTCGGCATCGGCGGCAAGGACGACCCCGTGCGCCTCGTGTTCACGGCCGACCCGGGTGAGGCCGTCGTCGTCGCGATGTCCGACGTCCGCGACGGCTTCCGCCTGACGGCCAACGTCGTCGACGTCGTCGAGCCCGACGCGCCGCTGCCGCACCTGCCCGTCGGCCGCGCCGTCTGGGAGCCCCGGCCGTCGTTCCCCGTCGCCGCCGAGGCCTGGCTCGCCGCGGGTGCCGCCCACCACACCGTCATGACGAACGCGGTCGGGCTCGACGTCGTGGAGCGCTTCGCGACGATGGCCGGGACCGAGTTCGTGGTGATCGACGAGCACACCACGATCCGCGAGTTCCGGCAGGAGCTCAAGGTGCAGCAGGTGTGGCACCGCCTCGACCGGGGGTTCTGA
- a CDS encoding transglycosylase family protein, producing the protein MKKSIRTRALVSGLAFAGIAVTGVALAAPANAASESTWDQIAQCESSGNWATNTGNGYSGGLQFSQSTWAANGGTGTPASASKSEQIAVANRVLASQGWGAWPACSSRLGLSGTEGASAPAATTSTAPSSTTSTAPSAASSTATSSAATSSAPVAAPSAPAAPSIPSVATSGKTYTVLSGDTLNTIATKLGVSGGWTRLAGANTRTVTDVDLIYPGQVLQLPA; encoded by the coding sequence ATGAAGAAGTCCATCCGTACCCGCGCGCTCGTCAGCGGGCTCGCGTTCGCCGGCATCGCCGTCACGGGCGTCGCACTGGCGGCACCCGCCAACGCGGCCTCCGAGTCGACCTGGGACCAGATCGCCCAGTGTGAGAGCAGTGGCAACTGGGCCACCAACACCGGCAACGGCTACTCCGGCGGCCTCCAGTTCTCCCAGAGCACCTGGGCCGCCAACGGCGGGACCGGGACCCCGGCGTCCGCCAGCAAGTCGGAACAGATCGCGGTCGCGAACCGCGTGCTCGCATCGCAGGGCTGGGGCGCCTGGCCGGCGTGCTCGTCGCGGCTCGGTCTGAGCGGCACCGAGGGCGCGTCCGCCCCCGCGGCGACCACCTCGACCGCTCCCTCGTCGACCACCTCCACCGCGCCGTCGGCCGCCTCGTCCACCGCGACGTCGAGCGCGGCGACCTCGAGCGCGCCCGTCGCGGCACCGTCCGCACCCGCGGCGCCGTCGATCCCGTCCGTGGCGACGAGCGGCAAGACGTACACGGTGCTCTCGGGCGACACGCTCAACACGATCGCCACGAAGCTCGGCGTGAGCGGCGGGTGGACGCGCCTCGCTGGTGCGAACACGCGCACCGTGACCGACGTCGACCTGATCTACCCGGGGCAGGTCCTGCAGCTCCCGGCCTGA
- a CDS encoding molybdopterin-dependent oxidoreductase — MATFTRGFGGRRRDVDPRLPPGQTTVADWPVLSASGTPIIEPEEWQFSVRTETGAVHEWSWDEVRALGIEDIRTDIHCVTHWSKLDMGWRGVPLDAVFADVETSFDHLMVHSYGGYTTNLPLAEVLDGKAWIAFEAEGEPLSPEHGGPARLLVPHLYFWKSAKWVRGITMQANDEPGFWENAGYHLHGDPWKEERYW, encoded by the coding sequence ATGGCGACCTTCACCAGGGGGTTCGGCGGGCGGCGGCGTGACGTGGACCCGCGGCTGCCACCGGGGCAGACCACCGTGGCCGACTGGCCGGTGCTCTCGGCGAGCGGCACACCGATCATCGAGCCCGAGGAGTGGCAGTTCTCCGTCCGTACCGAGACCGGCGCAGTGCACGAGTGGTCGTGGGACGAGGTCCGGGCGCTCGGGATCGAGGACATCCGGACCGACATCCACTGCGTGACCCACTGGTCCAAGCTCGACATGGGGTGGCGGGGCGTCCCGCTCGACGCCGTCTTCGCCGACGTCGAGACCTCGTTCGACCACCTCATGGTCCACAGTTACGGCGGCTACACGACGAACCTGCCCCTGGCCGAGGTCCTCGACGGCAAGGCGTGGATCGCGTTCGAGGCCGAGGGCGAGCCCCTGTCGCCCGAACACGGCGGCCCGGCGCGGTTGCTCGTGCCGCATCTCTACTTCTGGAAGAGCGCCAAGTGGGTCCGCGGGATCACGATGCAGGCGAACGACGAGCCGGGCTTCTGGGAGAACGCGGGCTACCACCTGCACGGGGACCCGTGGAAGGAAGAGCGCTACTGGTGA